Proteins from one Streptomyces genisteinicus genomic window:
- a CDS encoding acyl-CoA dehydrogenase family protein has translation MSAPPDKPIDTVPGTAAPKDPAAPKVSEREAREVAEAAREQGWRKPSFAKELFLGRFRLDLIHPHPLPTGEATRRGEEFLSRLRRFCETRIDGARIERDARIPDEVIDGLRELGALGMKIDPRYGGLGLTQVYYNKALALVGSVSPAVGALLSAHQSIGVPQPLKQFGTQEQKDAFLPRLARHDISAFLLTEPDVGSDPARLATTAVPDGDDYVIDGVKLWTTNGVVADLLVVMARVPQSEGHRGGITAFVVEASAEGITVENRNAFMGLRGLENGVTRFHRVRVPAANRIGPEGAGLKIALTTLNTGRLSLPAMCVGAGKWCLKIAREWSAEREQWGRPVARHEAVGAKISFIAATTFALEAVLDLSSQMADEDRNDIRIEAALAKLYGSEMAWLMADELVQIRGGRGFETAESLAARGERGVPAEQLLRDLRINRIFEGSTEIMHLLIAREAVDAHLAVAGDIIDPAKPMADKARAGANAAAFYARWLPKLVAGPGQLPGAYAEFHPSGHPDLAAHLRYVERTSRKLARSTFYAMSRWQGRMETKQGFLGRIVDIGAELFAMSAACVRAEHLRASGDHGREAYQLADVFCRQSRLRTEELFGRLWSNTDDIDTQVVKGVLSGTYTWLEAGIVDPSSDGPWIADATPGPPARENVHRPIP, from the coding sequence ATGTCCGCCCCACCCGACAAGCCGATCGACACCGTCCCGGGCACCGCGGCCCCCAAGGACCCCGCCGCGCCCAAGGTCTCCGAACGGGAGGCGCGCGAGGTCGCCGAGGCCGCGCGCGAACAGGGCTGGCGCAAGCCCAGCTTCGCCAAGGAACTCTTCCTCGGACGCTTCCGGCTCGACCTGATCCACCCGCACCCGCTGCCCACCGGCGAGGCCACCCGGCGCGGCGAGGAGTTCCTGTCCCGGCTGCGCCGCTTCTGCGAGACACGGATCGACGGCGCGCGGATCGAGCGGGACGCCCGCATCCCCGACGAGGTCATCGACGGCCTGCGGGAACTCGGCGCGCTCGGCATGAAGATCGACCCCCGCTACGGCGGCCTCGGCCTCACCCAGGTCTACTACAACAAGGCCCTCGCGCTGGTCGGTTCGGTGAGCCCCGCGGTCGGCGCGCTGCTCTCGGCACACCAGTCCATCGGCGTACCCCAGCCGCTCAAGCAGTTCGGCACCCAGGAGCAGAAGGACGCCTTCCTGCCCCGCCTGGCCCGTCACGACATCTCGGCCTTCCTGCTCACCGAGCCCGACGTGGGCTCCGACCCCGCCCGGCTCGCCACCACTGCCGTCCCGGACGGCGACGACTACGTGATCGACGGCGTGAAGCTGTGGACCACCAACGGCGTGGTCGCCGACCTCCTCGTCGTCATGGCCCGGGTGCCGCAGTCCGAAGGCCACCGGGGCGGCATCACCGCCTTCGTCGTCGAGGCGTCCGCCGAGGGCATCACCGTCGAGAACCGCAACGCCTTCATGGGCCTGCGCGGACTGGAGAACGGCGTCACCCGCTTCCACCGGGTCCGGGTGCCGGCGGCCAACCGCATCGGCCCCGAGGGCGCCGGCCTGAAGATCGCCCTCACCACGCTGAACACCGGCCGGCTCTCGCTGCCCGCCATGTGCGTGGGTGCCGGCAAGTGGTGTCTGAAGATCGCCCGCGAGTGGTCCGCGGAACGCGAGCAGTGGGGCAGGCCGGTCGCCCGCCACGAGGCGGTGGGTGCCAAGATCTCCTTCATCGCCGCCACCACCTTCGCCCTGGAGGCCGTCCTCGACCTCTCGTCGCAGATGGCCGACGAGGACCGCAACGACATCCGCATCGAGGCCGCCCTCGCCAAGCTGTACGGCTCCGAGATGGCCTGGCTGATGGCCGACGAACTCGTCCAGATCCGCGGCGGCCGCGGCTTCGAGACCGCCGAATCGCTCGCCGCCCGCGGCGAACGCGGCGTCCCCGCCGAGCAGTTGCTCCGCGACCTGCGCATCAACCGCATCTTCGAGGGCTCCACCGAGATCATGCACCTGCTGATCGCCCGCGAGGCGGTCGACGCCCACCTCGCCGTCGCCGGGGACATCATCGACCCCGCCAAGCCCATGGCCGACAAGGCCAGGGCGGGCGCGAACGCGGCCGCCTTCTACGCCCGCTGGCTGCCGAAGCTCGTCGCGGGGCCCGGGCAGCTCCCCGGCGCCTACGCCGAGTTCCACCCCTCGGGCCACCCCGACCTCGCCGCCCACCTGCGGTACGTGGAACGCACCTCCCGCAAGCTCGCCCGCTCCACGTTCTACGCCATGTCCCGCTGGCAGGGGCGGATGGAGACCAAGCAGGGCTTCCTCGGCCGGATCGTCGACATCGGGGCCGAGCTCTTCGCGATGAGCGCCGCCTGCGTGCGGGCCGAGCACCTGCGCGCGAGCGGCGACCACGGCCGCGAGGCGTACCAGCTGGCCGACGTCTTCTGCCGCCAGTCCCGGCTGCGGACCGAGGAACTGTTCGGCCGCCTCTGGTCCAACACCGACGACATCGACACCCAGGTCGTCAAGGGCGTGCTCTCCGGCACCTACACCTGGCTGGAGGCCGGCATCGTCGACCCCAGCAGCGACGGCCCCTGGATCGCCGACGCCACCCCCGGCCCCCCGGCCCGGGAGAACGTCCACCGCCCCATCCCCTGA
- the ispG gene encoding flavodoxin-dependent (E)-4-hydroxy-3-methylbut-2-enyl-diphosphate synthase — MTAISLGIPSVPTKLADRRVSRKIQVGSVAVGGDAPVSVQSMTTTRTSDIGATLQQIAELTASGCQIVRVACPTQDDADALATIARKSQIPVIADIHFQPKYVFAAIDAGCAAVRVNPGNIKQFDDKVREIAKAAGEAGTPIRIGVNAGSLDRRLLEKYGKATPEALVESALWEASLFEEHGFRDIKISVKHNDPVVMVNAYRQLAAQCDYPLHLGVTEAGPAFQGTIKSAVAFGALLAEGIGDTIRVSLSAPPAEEVKVGIQILESLNLRQRRLEIVSCPSCGRAQVDVYKLADEVSAGLEGMEVPLRVAVMGCVVNGPGEAREADLGVASGNGKGQIFVKGEVIKTVPESKIVETLIDEAMKIAEQMEKDGVASGEPQISVAG; from the coding sequence ATGACTGCAATTTCTCTCGGAATTCCGTCCGTTCCGACGAAGCTCGCCGACCGGAGGGTCAGCCGGAAGATCCAGGTCGGATCCGTCGCGGTCGGCGGCGACGCACCCGTCTCGGTGCAGTCCATGACGACGACGCGGACGTCCGACATCGGCGCCACCCTGCAGCAGATCGCCGAGCTCACCGCCTCCGGCTGCCAGATCGTACGCGTCGCCTGCCCGACCCAGGACGACGCCGACGCGCTCGCGACCATCGCCCGGAAGTCCCAGATCCCGGTCATCGCCGACATCCACTTCCAGCCGAAGTACGTCTTCGCCGCGATCGACGCCGGCTGCGCCGCGGTCCGCGTCAACCCGGGCAACATCAAGCAGTTCGACGACAAGGTGCGGGAGATCGCCAAGGCCGCGGGCGAGGCCGGCACCCCCATCCGGATCGGCGTCAACGCCGGCTCCCTGGACCGGCGCCTGCTGGAGAAGTACGGCAAGGCCACCCCCGAGGCCCTCGTCGAGTCCGCCCTGTGGGAGGCCTCCCTCTTCGAGGAGCACGGCTTCCGCGACATCAAGATCTCGGTCAAGCACAACGACCCCGTCGTCATGGTCAACGCCTACCGGCAGCTCGCCGCCCAGTGCGACTACCCGCTGCACCTCGGCGTCACCGAGGCCGGCCCGGCCTTCCAGGGCACCATCAAGTCCGCCGTCGCCTTCGGCGCGCTGCTCGCCGAGGGCATCGGGGACACCATCCGCGTCTCCCTCTCCGCCCCGCCGGCGGAGGAGGTCAAGGTCGGCATCCAGATCCTGGAGTCCCTCAACCTGCGCCAGCGCCGCCTGGAGATCGTCTCCTGCCCGTCCTGCGGACGCGCCCAGGTCGACGTCTACAAGCTCGCCGACGAGGTCAGCGCCGGCCTGGAGGGCATGGAGGTCCCGCTGCGCGTCGCCGTCATGGGCTGCGTCGTCAACGGCCCCGGCGAGGCCCGAGAGGCCGACCTCGGCGTCGCCTCCGGCAACGGCAAGGGCCAGATCTTCGTGAAGGGCGAGGTCATCAAGACGGTGCCCGAGTCCAAGATCGTGGAGACGCTGATCGACGAGGCGATGAAGATCGCCGAGCAGATGGAGAAGGACGGCGTCGCCTCGGGCGAGCCCCAGATCTCCGTCGCCGGCTGA
- a CDS encoding aldehyde dehydrogenase family protein: protein MTSTHAFWLAGRQATGETAFDVTSPWDGRLVGSVSVPTEAQVEEAVAAAHAVLDEFAATPAHVRAAALDHVSKRLAERTEEIAQLISAENGKPVKWARGEVGRAVSVFRFAAEEARRFNGGEAQRLDTDAGGQGRLALTRRIPKGVVLGIAPFNFPLNLSAHKVAPAIAVGAPIILKPAPATPISALILGELLAETELPAGSWSVLPVPNDRMPALVRDERLPVISFTGSGPVGYAIMDSVPRKHCTLELGGNGAAVVLADWSSEADLDWAASRIATFSNYQGGQSCISVQRVVADASVYDRLLPKIVAAVEAQVTGDPSDAATDVGPLVSEDAAKRVEAWVDEAVRDGAKLLTGGTRDGASYAPTVLVDLPAGTTLACEEVFGPVLSVARADGETEAFAAVNDSPYGLQAGVFTHDLQTAFRAHRALEVGGVIIGDVPSYRADQMPYGGAKQSGVGREGVAYAMDDYTYERVLVLTGLAL from the coding sequence ATGACTTCCACCCACGCCTTCTGGCTCGCCGGCCGCCAGGCCACCGGCGAGACCGCCTTCGACGTCACCTCCCCCTGGGACGGCCGCCTGGTCGGCAGCGTCTCGGTGCCCACCGAGGCTCAGGTCGAGGAGGCCGTCGCGGCCGCGCACGCCGTGCTCGACGAGTTCGCCGCCACCCCGGCGCACGTGCGCGCCGCCGCCCTCGACCACGTGTCGAAGCGGCTCGCCGAGCGCACCGAGGAGATCGCGCAGCTGATCTCGGCGGAGAACGGCAAGCCGGTCAAGTGGGCCCGGGGCGAGGTCGGCCGTGCCGTGTCCGTCTTCCGGTTCGCCGCCGAGGAGGCCCGCCGGTTCAACGGCGGCGAGGCCCAGCGCCTCGACACCGACGCCGGCGGCCAGGGACGCCTCGCGCTGACCCGCCGCATCCCCAAGGGCGTCGTCCTCGGCATCGCCCCGTTCAACTTCCCGCTGAACCTCAGCGCCCACAAGGTGGCCCCCGCGATCGCGGTCGGCGCCCCGATCATCCTCAAGCCCGCCCCGGCCACGCCGATCTCCGCCCTGATCCTCGGCGAGCTGCTGGCCGAGACCGAGCTGCCCGCAGGCTCCTGGTCGGTGCTCCCGGTTCCCAACGACCGCATGCCCGCCCTCGTCCGGGACGAGCGCCTGCCGGTCATCTCCTTCACGGGCTCCGGCCCGGTCGGCTACGCGATCATGGACTCGGTGCCGCGCAAGCACTGCACCCTGGAGCTCGGCGGCAACGGCGCGGCCGTCGTCCTCGCCGACTGGTCGAGCGAGGCCGATCTGGACTGGGCGGCGAGCCGCATCGCCACCTTCTCCAACTACCAGGGCGGCCAGTCCTGCATCTCCGTGCAGCGGGTCGTCGCCGACGCGAGCGTCTACGACCGCCTGCTCCCGAAGATCGTCGCCGCCGTCGAGGCCCAGGTCACCGGAGACCCGTCCGACGCCGCGACCGACGTCGGCCCGCTGGTCAGCGAGGACGCCGCGAAGCGCGTCGAGGCGTGGGTCGACGAGGCCGTGCGCGACGGCGCCAAGCTGCTCACCGGCGGCACCCGCGACGGCGCGAGCTACGCGCCCACCGTGCTCGTGGACCTCCCGGCCGGCACCACGCTCGCCTGCGAGGAGGTCTTCGGACCGGTCCTCAGCGTGGCCAGGGCCGACGGCGAGACCGAGGCCTTCGCCGCCGTCAACGACTCCCCGTACGGCCTCCAGGCCGGCGTTTTCACCCACGACCTGCAGACCGCCTTCCGCGCCCACCGGGCCCTGGAGGTCGGCGGCGTGATCATCGGCGACGTGCCCTCGTACCGCGCCGACCAGATGCCCTACGGCGGCGCCAAGCAGTCCGGCGTCGGCCGCGAGGGCGTCGCCTACGCGATGGACGACTACACGTACGAGCGGGTGCTGGTCCTCACCGGCCTGGCGCTGTAA
- the aroA gene encoding 3-phosphoshikimate 1-carboxyvinyltransferase, with amino-acid sequence MTVIDIPGSKSVTARALFLAAAADGTTTLLRPLASDDTEGFAEGLSALGYGIERDTGAWRIEGRPEGPAVAEADVHCRDGATTARFLPTLAAAGAFGTYRFDASAQMRRRPLGPLTSALRTLGVDLRHEGAEGHHPLTVAARGIKGGELTLDAGQSSQYLTALLMLGPLTAEGLRITVTDLVSAPYVEITLAMMRSFGVEVAREGDVFTVPPGGYRATTYAVEPDASTASYFFAAAALTPGREVTVPGLGTGALQGDLGFVDVLGRMGADVRITEDATTVRGPERLAGLTVTMRDISDTMPTLAGIAPFADGPVRIEDVANTRVKECDRLDACAENLTRLGVTARTGPDWIGIEPGTPRAAEIATHGDHRIVMSFAVTGLRTPGITFDDPGCVRKTFPGFHEAFADLRKAWRA; translated from the coding sequence GTGACCGTCATCGACATCCCCGGCTCCAAGTCCGTCACCGCCCGCGCCCTGTTCCTCGCAGCGGCCGCCGACGGGACCACCACGCTGCTGCGGCCCCTGGCCTCGGACGACACCGAAGGGTTCGCCGAGGGCCTGAGCGCACTCGGCTACGGGATCGAACGGGACACCGGGGCCTGGCGCATCGAGGGCCGGCCCGAGGGGCCGGCCGTCGCCGAGGCCGACGTCCACTGCCGGGACGGCGCCACCACCGCCCGCTTCCTGCCCACACTCGCCGCCGCCGGCGCCTTCGGCACCTACCGGTTCGACGCCTCGGCGCAGATGCGCCGCCGCCCGCTCGGACCGCTCACCAGCGCGCTGCGCACCCTCGGCGTCGACCTGCGCCACGAGGGCGCCGAGGGGCACCACCCGCTGACCGTCGCCGCCCGCGGCATAAAGGGCGGCGAGCTCACCCTGGACGCCGGGCAGTCGTCCCAGTACCTGACGGCGCTCCTGATGCTGGGCCCGCTCACCGCCGAAGGACTGCGGATCACCGTCACCGACCTGGTCTCCGCGCCCTACGTGGAGATCACCCTCGCGATGATGCGCAGCTTCGGCGTCGAGGTGGCGCGCGAGGGCGACGTGTTCACCGTGCCGCCCGGCGGCTACCGCGCCACCACGTACGCCGTCGAACCGGACGCCTCCACGGCGAGCTACTTCTTCGCCGCGGCCGCCCTGACACCCGGCCGCGAGGTCACCGTCCCGGGTCTCGGCACCGGTGCCCTCCAGGGCGACCTCGGCTTCGTGGACGTCCTCGGCCGGATGGGCGCCGACGTCCGGATCACCGAGGACGCCACCACCGTCCGCGGCCCCGAGCGGCTCGCCGGCCTGACCGTCACCATGCGCGACATCTCCGACACGATGCCGACCCTCGCCGGGATCGCCCCCTTCGCCGACGGGCCGGTCCGCATCGAGGACGTCGCCAACACCCGGGTCAAGGAGTGCGACCGGCTCGACGCCTGCGCCGAGAACCTGACCCGGCTCGGCGTCACCGCGCGCACCGGCCCCGACTGGATCGGGATCGAGCCCGGCACCCCCCGCGCGGCGGAGATCGCCACCCACGGCGACCACCGCATCGTCATGTCCTTCGCGGTCACCGGCCTGCGCACGCCCGGCATCACGTTCGACGACCCCGGCTGCGTGCGCAAGACCTTCCCCGGCTTCCACGAGGCCTTCGCGGATCTGCGAAAGGCCTGGCGGGCCTGA
- a CDS encoding M50 family metallopeptidase, with amino-acid sequence MTILLTVLGIVLFGVGLLFSIAWHELGHLSTAKMFGIRVPQYMVGFGPTLFSRHKGETEYGIKAIPMGGYIRMIGMFPPGADGRIEARSTSPWRGMIEDARSAAYEELQPGDETRLFYTRKPWKRVIVMFAGPFMNLVLAVAIFLGVLMSFGTPVQTTEVAGVQQCVIEQSEKRDTCAPGDPESPAALAGLKEGDRITAFAGKPVDDWNTLSQRIRETIGPATITVERDGAEQTLSATLIENKVVRKDSDGEVVEGFETAGYLGFAAKTEILPQSFGASVERMGDMIENGVESVIALPTKVPDLWDAAFGDGERKDDSPVGVVGAARISGEVLNLDMPTQNIVATFLMLLAGFNLSLFLFNMLPLLPLDGGHIAGALWESVRRGFAKLFRRPDPGPFDVAKLMPVAYVVAGIFICFTLLVLVADIVNPVKIS; translated from the coding sequence ATGACGATTCTGTTGACGGTCCTCGGCATAGTGCTGTTCGGCGTGGGGCTGCTGTTCTCCATCGCCTGGCACGAGCTGGGCCATCTGTCGACGGCGAAGATGTTCGGCATCCGTGTGCCGCAGTACATGGTCGGCTTCGGGCCGACCCTGTTCTCCCGGCACAAGGGCGAGACCGAGTACGGCATCAAGGCCATCCCGATGGGCGGCTACATCCGCATGATCGGGATGTTCCCGCCCGGTGCGGACGGCCGGATCGAGGCCCGCAGCACCTCCCCGTGGCGGGGCATGATCGAGGACGCCCGGTCCGCCGCGTACGAGGAGCTCCAGCCCGGCGACGAGACGCGGCTGTTCTACACGCGCAAGCCCTGGAAGCGCGTGATCGTCATGTTCGCCGGGCCGTTCATGAACCTGGTACTCGCCGTGGCGATCTTCCTCGGCGTGCTGATGAGCTTCGGCACGCCGGTGCAGACCACCGAGGTCGCGGGCGTCCAGCAGTGCGTCATCGAGCAGAGCGAGAAGCGCGACACCTGCGCGCCCGGCGACCCCGAGTCCCCGGCCGCGCTCGCCGGGCTGAAGGAGGGCGACAGGATCACCGCCTTCGCGGGCAAGCCGGTCGACGACTGGAACACCCTCTCCCAGCGCATCCGGGAGACCATCGGCCCCGCCACGATCACCGTGGAACGCGACGGCGCCGAGCAGACGCTCAGCGCGACGCTCATCGAGAACAAGGTCGTCAGGAAGGACTCCGACGGGGAGGTCGTCGAAGGCTTCGAGACCGCCGGCTACCTCGGTTTCGCCGCGAAGACGGAGATCCTCCCGCAGTCCTTCGGCGCCTCCGTCGAGCGCATGGGCGACATGATCGAGAACGGCGTCGAGTCGGTCATCGCCCTGCCCACCAAGGTTCCCGACCTGTGGGACGCGGCCTTCGGCGACGGCGAGCGCAAGGACGACTCGCCCGTCGGCGTGGTCGGCGCGGCCCGGATCAGCGGCGAGGTGCTGAACCTCGACATGCCGACGCAGAACATCGTCGCCACGTTCCTGATGCTGCTGGCCGGCTTCAACCTGTCGCTGTTCCTCTTCAACATGCTGCCCCTGCTGCCCCTGGACGGCGGCCACATCGCCGGCGCCCTGTGGGAGTCGGTCCGGCGCGGCTTCGCCAAGCTGTTCAGGCGGCCCGACCCGGGGCCGTTCGACGTGGCGAAGCTGATGCCCGTCGCCTACGTGGTCGCAGGCATCTTCATCTGCTTCACGCTGCTCGTGCTCGTCGCGGACATCGTCAACCCGGTGAAGATCAGCTGA
- a CDS encoding cytochrome P450 produces the protein MSDPAGHYGDTLPPPGCPAHAQGAGPRRMYGPEADVPYALYETLRKEHGQVAPVLLPGDVRAWFVLGHRENLEVMRTPSLWSCDSRIWNIRLSADSPLLPVTAWQPLLVFADGEEHARLRSAVTDSLARFNRHGVRRYVVRYTDQLVDEFAKAGRADLVADFAQKLPILVLARQFGVPEEDALPLGAAVRDMVKGTETALQSNQYVLTVMSDLVKRRKEKPADDFASWLLAHESALTDEEVMEHLRHAIVAAHENTTNLVANTLRMLLTDRRFRANLSGGTMTLPDALDQVMWDAPPLAMGAARWARRDTRLGEQEIKAGDLVMLGLAAGNVDPEIRPDLGAPVHGNRSHLAFSSGPHECPGQDIGRAIADTGIDTLMARLPDLQLAVSEADLSVTQSLVSSRLNNLPAKFTPRAVGRKGEGAAPAPALGRAQPLPATAPAAPVPPQAPAPAPRRSWWRTLLGRG, from the coding sequence ATGTCAGACCCCGCCGGCCACTACGGCGACACCCTTCCGCCTCCGGGGTGCCCGGCACACGCCCAGGGAGCCGGACCGCGGCGGATGTACGGGCCCGAGGCGGACGTCCCGTACGCCCTCTACGAGACCCTCCGCAAGGAGCACGGCCAGGTCGCCCCGGTGCTGCTCCCCGGTGACGTCCGCGCCTGGTTCGTGCTGGGTCACCGGGAGAACCTGGAGGTCATGCGCACGCCGTCGCTGTGGTCGTGCGACTCCCGGATATGGAACATCCGCCTGTCGGCCGACTCCCCGCTGCTGCCGGTCACGGCCTGGCAGCCGCTGCTCGTCTTCGCCGACGGCGAGGAGCACGCGCGGCTGCGCTCGGCCGTGACGGACAGCCTGGCCCGGTTCAACCGGCACGGGGTGCGGCGCTACGTCGTCCGCTACACCGACCAGCTGGTGGACGAGTTCGCCAAGGCCGGCCGCGCCGACCTGGTGGCGGACTTCGCGCAGAAGCTCCCCATCCTGGTGCTCGCCCGGCAGTTCGGCGTCCCGGAGGAGGACGCCCTGCCGCTCGGCGCCGCGGTCCGCGACATGGTCAAGGGCACCGAGACCGCGCTGCAGAGCAACCAGTACGTGCTGACCGTCATGTCCGACCTGGTGAAGCGCCGCAAGGAGAAGCCCGCCGACGACTTCGCGAGCTGGCTGCTGGCCCACGAGTCGGCGCTCACCGACGAGGAGGTCATGGAGCACCTGCGCCACGCGATCGTCGCGGCCCACGAGAACACCACCAACCTCGTGGCCAACACGCTCCGGATGCTGCTCACCGACCGCCGGTTCCGCGCGAACCTCTCCGGCGGCACCATGACCCTGCCGGACGCCCTGGACCAGGTCATGTGGGACGCCCCGCCGCTCGCCATGGGCGCCGCCCGGTGGGCACGCCGGGACACCCGGCTCGGCGAGCAGGAGATCAAGGCGGGCGACCTGGTCATGCTCGGCCTCGCCGCGGGCAACGTCGACCCCGAGATCCGTCCCGACCTCGGCGCGCCCGTCCACGGCAACCGGTCCCACCTCGCCTTCAGCAGCGGCCCGCACGAGTGCCCCGGCCAGGACATCGGCCGGGCGATCGCCGACACCGGCATCGACACCCTGATGGCACGCCTGCCCGACCTCCAGCTGGCGGTGTCCGAGGCCGACCTCAGCGTCACCCAGTCCCTGGTCTCCAGCCGGCTGAACAACCTGCCCGCCAAGTTCACCCCCCGTGCCGTCGGCCGCAAGGGCGAGGGGGCGGCGCCCGCACCCGCGCTCGGCCGGGCCCAGCCGCTGCCCGCCACGGCGCCCGCGGCTCCGGTGCCGCCGCAGGCCCCCGCCCCCGCACCCCGCCGCTCCTGGTGGCGGACGCTGCTCGGCAGGGGCTGA
- the dxr gene encoding 1-deoxy-D-xylulose-5-phosphate reductoisomerase → MSDSPSPLADPHLVFDPTPGRRDVVVLGSTGSIGTQAIDLVLRNPDRFRVTALSAAGGRVGLLAEQARALDVRTVAVAREDAVPALREALRERYGAEPLPEILAGPDAATDLAASECHTVLNGITGSIGLAPTLAALEAGRTLALANKESLIVGGPLVKAVARPGQIIPVDSEHAALFQALAAGTRADVRKLVVTASGGPFRGRTRAELENVTPKDALAHPTWAMGPVITVNSATLVNKGLEVIEAHLLYDIPFDRIEVVVHPQSYVHSMVEFEDGSTLAQATPPDMRGPIAIGVGWPERVPGAAPAFDWSTASTWEFFPLDDEAFPSVGLARHVGALGGTAPAVFNAANEECVEAFLAGRLPFNAIMDTVTEVVSEHGVPAAGTSLTVADVLEADAWARARARETAAKYAHSGDERPAEARA, encoded by the coding sequence ATGAGCGACAGCCCATCACCCCTCGCCGATCCGCACCTGGTCTTCGACCCCACGCCGGGGCGGCGCGACGTCGTCGTCCTCGGCTCGACCGGGTCCATCGGCACGCAGGCGATCGACCTCGTCCTGCGCAACCCCGACCGCTTCCGCGTCACCGCGCTGTCCGCCGCGGGCGGCCGGGTCGGCCTCCTGGCCGAGCAGGCCCGCGCCCTGGACGTCCGGACCGTGGCCGTCGCCCGCGAGGACGCCGTGCCCGCGCTCCGCGAGGCGCTGCGCGAGCGGTACGGCGCCGAGCCGCTGCCGGAGATCCTGGCGGGCCCGGACGCGGCCACCGACCTCGCGGCCTCCGAGTGCCACACCGTGCTCAACGGGATCACCGGTTCCATCGGCCTCGCGCCGACCCTCGCCGCCCTCGAAGCCGGCCGCACCCTCGCGCTGGCCAACAAGGAATCGCTCATCGTCGGCGGCCCGCTGGTCAAGGCGGTTGCCAGGCCCGGCCAGATCATCCCGGTCGACTCCGAGCACGCGGCCCTCTTCCAGGCCCTCGCCGCCGGCACCCGCGCCGACGTCCGCAAGCTCGTGGTCACCGCCTCCGGCGGCCCCTTCCGCGGCCGCACCCGGGCCGAGCTGGAGAACGTCACCCCGAAGGACGCGCTCGCGCACCCCACCTGGGCCATGGGCCCGGTGATCACCGTCAACAGCGCGACACTCGTCAACAAGGGCCTGGAGGTGATCGAGGCCCATCTGCTCTACGACATCCCCTTCGACCGCATCGAGGTCGTCGTCCATCCGCAGTCGTACGTCCACTCGATGGTGGAGTTCGAGGACGGCTCCACCCTCGCCCAGGCCACCCCGCCGGACATGCGGGGGCCGATCGCCATCGGCGTCGGCTGGCCCGAGCGGGTGCCCGGCGCCGCCCCCGCCTTCGACTGGTCCACCGCCTCGACCTGGGAGTTCTTCCCCCTGGACGACGAGGCCTTCCCCTCGGTGGGACTCGCCCGGCACGTGGGCGCGCTGGGCGGTACGGCCCCGGCGGTGTTCAATGCGGCGAACGAGGAGTGCGTGGAGGCATTCCTCGCCGGACGGCTGCCGTTCAACGCCATCATGGATACGGTCACCGAAGTGGTTTCCGAGCACGGCGTCCCCGCCGCGGGAACCTCGCTCACGGTGGCGGACGTCCTCGAAGCGGACGCCTGGGCCCGCGCCCGGGCCCGTGAGACGGCAGCGAAGTACGCCCACAGCGGCGACGAACGGCCTGCGGAGGCTCGCGCATGA
- a CDS encoding GNAT family N-acetyltransferase, translated as MTHTTTRVLDPGELGAALAVLESEPVANAFVTARVQVAGLDPWRLGGELWGWYEGGTLRSLCYSGANLVPICAGPEAVRAFADRARRTGRRCSSIVGPAEPTAALWRLLEPSWGPARDVRANQPLMVADRLPDDIAPDPYVRRIRKDEMDLIMPACVAMFTEEVGVSPMAGDGGLLYQARVAELVAGGRSFARIEDGKVVFKAEIGAATAQACQIQGVWVAPEYRGRGLSETGMAAVLRHALADVSPLVSLYVNDYNTPARAAYRRVGFQEVGTFMSVLF; from the coding sequence TTGACGCACACCACCACCCGGGTCCTCGACCCCGGCGAACTCGGCGCCGCGCTCGCCGTCCTCGAGAGCGAACCCGTGGCGAATGCTTTCGTCACCGCACGCGTGCAGGTGGCGGGCCTCGACCCCTGGCGTCTCGGCGGTGAGCTGTGGGGCTGGTACGAGGGCGGCACCCTGCGGTCGCTCTGCTACTCGGGCGCCAACCTGGTCCCCATCTGCGCCGGCCCCGAAGCGGTCCGCGCCTTCGCGGACCGTGCCCGCAGGACCGGCCGCCGCTGCTCGTCCATCGTGGGCCCGGCCGAACCGACCGCCGCCCTGTGGCGGCTGCTCGAACCGAGCTGGGGCCCGGCCAGGGACGTCCGCGCCAACCAGCCGCTGATGGTGGCCGACCGGCTCCCCGACGACATCGCCCCCGACCCGTACGTCCGCCGGATCCGCAAGGACGAGATGGACCTGATCATGCCCGCCTGCGTGGCCATGTTCACCGAGGAGGTCGGCGTCTCCCCGATGGCGGGCGACGGCGGACTGCTCTACCAGGCCCGCGTCGCCGAACTCGTCGCCGGCGGCCGGTCCTTCGCCCGCATCGAGGACGGCAAGGTCGTCTTCAAGGCCGAGATCGGGGCCGCGACCGCCCAGGCCTGCCAGATCCAGGGCGTCTGGGTGGCACCCGAGTACCGGGGCCGCGGACTGTCCGAGACCGGCATGGCGGCCGTCCTGCGCCACGCGCTCGCCGACGTCTCGCCGCTCGTCAGCCTCTACGTGAACGACTACAACACCCCCGCCAGGGCCGCCTACCGACGGGTCGGCTTCCAGGAGGTCGGCACCTTCATGAGCGTGCTCTTCTGA